One Myxococcaceae bacterium JPH2 DNA window includes the following coding sequences:
- the lnt gene encoding apolipoprotein N-acyltransferase, whose translation MLWLVSRMEVPWVVLAWVALVPWLAVVDSARSAREAWGPALLLSVCFNAAVFGWFPEAIAAYARAPAWVCWAVFLALSPVLEPQFLTFALARLWTRRAVGEDARGAWLPPAVAVFAYLGTEWGVPKLFAETLGHGLSPSEWLRQGADVAGVPGLTLVVLLVNECVLAALKGWRVGGARRAVRPVAVALAVVLGCLAYGAVRLRQVRAAVAPGPGLRVGAVQANITNYEKLAAERGTYDVVRMILDTHYALSDAVLQRGPVDLLVWPETVYPTTFGVAKSDDGAALDDEIRAFVTRAGVPLVFGTYDLEGEREFNAAMFLGPDGHGGLAQTAYRKTMLFPLTEWVPESVDSPTLRAWLPWTGYWKRGPGPRAVTFRLRDGRMLKVAPLICYESIFPSYVAAEVRQGAELLLTLSNDSWFSGTPAPRLHLMHAAFRSIETRRPQVRVTNSGISALIDPTGAVLAEVEDQQRASLPLSVPATAPLTSLALAWGDWLGPLALFLSLALGLGARGYFSRSRREAIRSSGVSVTL comes from the coding sequence ATGTTGTGGCTCGTCTCGCGCATGGAGGTCCCGTGGGTGGTGCTGGCCTGGGTGGCGCTGGTGCCGTGGCTCGCGGTGGTGGACTCGGCGCGCTCGGCCCGTGAGGCCTGGGGACCCGCGCTGCTCTTGAGCGTGTGCTTCAACGCCGCCGTCTTCGGGTGGTTCCCGGAGGCGATCGCCGCGTATGCGCGCGCGCCCGCGTGGGTGTGCTGGGCCGTGTTCCTCGCGCTGTCTCCGGTGCTGGAGCCTCAATTCCTCACCTTCGCGTTGGCGCGCCTGTGGACGCGTCGCGCGGTGGGCGAGGATGCGCGCGGCGCGTGGCTGCCTCCCGCGGTGGCGGTGTTCGCGTACCTGGGCACCGAGTGGGGGGTGCCCAAGCTCTTCGCGGAGACGCTGGGCCACGGCCTCTCTCCCTCCGAGTGGCTGCGACAGGGCGCGGACGTGGCGGGTGTCCCGGGCCTCACGCTGGTGGTGCTCCTCGTCAATGAGTGCGTGCTCGCGGCGCTGAAGGGATGGCGAGTGGGAGGGGCCCGGCGCGCGGTGCGGCCCGTGGCGGTGGCGCTCGCGGTGGTGCTCGGATGTCTGGCGTATGGCGCGGTGCGCTTGCGTCAGGTTCGCGCGGCGGTGGCGCCGGGGCCCGGGCTGCGCGTGGGCGCGGTGCAGGCCAACATCACGAACTACGAGAAGCTCGCGGCGGAGCGCGGCACCTACGACGTGGTGCGGATGATCCTGGACACGCACTACGCGCTATCGGACGCGGTGCTGCAGCGCGGCCCGGTGGATCTGCTCGTGTGGCCGGAGACGGTGTACCCGACCACGTTCGGTGTGGCGAAGAGCGATGACGGCGCGGCGCTCGATGATGAGATTCGCGCCTTCGTCACGCGGGCCGGTGTGCCGCTGGTGTTCGGCACGTATGACCTGGAAGGCGAGCGCGAGTTCAACGCGGCCATGTTCCTGGGCCCCGATGGCCACGGCGGCCTTGCGCAGACGGCGTATCGCAAGACGATGTTGTTCCCGCTGACGGAGTGGGTGCCCGAGTCCGTGGACTCGCCCACGCTGCGCGCGTGGCTGCCGTGGACGGGCTACTGGAAGCGAGGTCCGGGGCCGCGCGCGGTGACGTTCCGGCTGCGGGATGGCCGCATGCTCAAGGTCGCGCCGCTCATCTGCTACGAGTCCATCTTCCCGAGCTACGTCGCGGCGGAGGTCCGGCAAGGCGCGGAGCTGCTGCTGACGCTGTCGAACGACTCGTGGTTCAGCGGCACGCCCGCGCCTCGGCTGCACTTGATGCACGCGGCCTTCCGCAGCATCGAGACGCGCCGACCCCAGGTGCGCGTGACGAACTCGGGCATCTCCGCGCTCATCGACCCCACGGGCGCGGTGCTCGCGGAGGTGGAGGACCAACAGCGCGCGAGCCTGCCTTTGAGTGTCCCCGCGACAGCGCCGCTGACGTCGCTGGCGCTGGCGTGGGGAGACTGGCTGGGCCCGCTGGCGTTGTTCCTGTCGCTGGCGTTGGGCCTGGGCGCGCGCGGCTACTTCTCGCGCAGCCGGAGGGAGGCGATCCGGTCGTCCGGGGTGAGCGTCACGCTGTAG
- a CDS encoding SGNH/GDSL hydrolase family protein — MSVRRSRLSLAAMVAAATVSGSAMASTINQNTSWTINRSASSTYRIVAYGDSIYAGYEGGIFDVARRAAPMIQGEYAAKTWGSNVEVVRRTKSGAKADDIYNNKIVSEKSYMQATNTRAVVFEMCGNDYLQARSAFAGQTGTCDYSGLESALSACASYTEKAMQAINQYATTAKVKIVSNIYYPGYAADNTLTGCTDSATGQKVNKQAKFLPLLARSNWRTCSLATKYGFKCSDSFAEMMGAEYDSNSDGKVDVDGLRYVEGESEADYVTRITTTLRSTIRDSNGHLANASTSYDYLQSDDTHPTYSGSTVSLNWFSGSGSGSAAPAYTDAQMAGGKNPIWNQFGHEKMGWSMSTYNPATP, encoded by the coding sequence ATGTCTGTTCGGCGCAGCAGGCTGTCCCTCGCCGCCATGGTCGCGGCCGCCACCGTCAGCGGCAGCGCGATGGCGAGCACCATCAATCAGAACACGTCGTGGACCATCAACCGCTCGGCGTCGTCCACGTACCGCATCGTCGCGTACGGCGACTCCATCTACGCCGGCTACGAGGGCGGCATCTTTGACGTGGCCCGTCGCGCGGCGCCGATGATTCAGGGCGAGTACGCCGCGAAGACGTGGGGCAGCAACGTGGAGGTGGTGCGCCGCACGAAGTCCGGTGCGAAGGCGGACGACATCTACAACAACAAGATTGTCTCCGAGAAGTCGTACATGCAGGCGACGAACACGCGCGCCGTCGTGTTCGAGATGTGTGGCAATGACTACCTCCAGGCGCGCAGCGCGTTCGCGGGGCAGACCGGCACCTGTGACTACAGCGGCCTGGAGAGCGCCCTGTCCGCGTGTGCCTCGTACACGGAGAAGGCCATGCAGGCCATCAACCAGTACGCGACCACCGCCAAGGTGAAGATTGTCTCCAACATCTACTACCCGGGCTATGCGGCGGATAACACGCTGACGGGCTGCACCGACTCGGCCACGGGCCAGAAGGTGAACAAGCAGGCCAAGTTCCTGCCGCTGCTGGCGCGCAGCAACTGGCGCACGTGCAGCCTGGCCACGAAGTATGGCTTCAAGTGCTCGGACTCCTTCGCGGAGATGATGGGCGCCGAGTACGACTCGAACAGCGACGGCAAGGTGGACGTGGACGGCCTGCGCTACGTCGAGGGCGAGTCCGAGGCCGACTACGTGACGCGCATCACCACCACGCTGCGCTCCACCATCCGCGACTCGAACGGGCACCTGGCCAACGCCAGCACCAGCTACGACTACCTCCAGTCGGATGACACGCACCCGACCTACTCGGGCAGCACCGTCAGCCTGAACTGGTTCTCGGGCTCGGGCTCCGGCTCGGCCGCGCCGGCGTACACGGACGCGCAGATGGCCGGTGGCAAGAACCCCATCTGGAACCAGTTCGGCCACGAGAAGATGGGCTGGTCGATGTCCACGTACAACCCGGCCACGCCGTGA
- a CDS encoding chloride channel protein, with amino-acid sequence MELSRSARALAQWLSLGSVVGGVCGVASAVFLYLLEKATEWRVGHEEMVYLLPVAGLVLGALYGKWGHSIRGGNNLVIDTVHEGDAQIPVRMAPMVLLGTVLTHLFGGSAGREGTAVQMGASLADAIAHRLRVTVETRRELLAAGIAGGFGSVFGTPIAGTVFGLEVVCVGRLGYEALLPALVAAVVGDLVTRGLGIHHTAYPIPAALPLTWPLVGKWLVFAVAVAGVAVLFVEGTHRMKKLLERRVPWLPVRMALGGLGVVALWKLVGTEDYLGLGVPGILRAFQDPTLPGTAFAWKLVFTVVTLGAGFLGGEVTPLFFIGAALGNLLARVLNLPVEMGAAVGMAALFAAAANTPLALSIMAVELLGGTVLPHVAIVAVVAYLLTGHRGIYPAQRIARLKHGGPLLERLTPLRELSTQPAKTPEPTKPAAAPGP; translated from the coding sequence GTGGAACTCTCTCGGAGCGCGCGGGCGCTGGCGCAGTGGTTGTCGTTGGGCAGTGTGGTGGGCGGGGTGTGCGGCGTCGCGTCCGCGGTCTTCCTGTACTTGTTGGAGAAGGCCACCGAGTGGCGGGTGGGCCACGAGGAGATGGTCTACCTCTTGCCCGTGGCGGGGCTCGTGCTCGGGGCGCTGTACGGGAAGTGGGGCCACTCCATCCGAGGCGGCAACAACCTGGTCATCGACACGGTGCACGAGGGCGACGCGCAGATTCCGGTGCGCATGGCGCCCATGGTGCTCTTGGGCACGGTGCTGACCCATTTGTTCGGAGGCAGCGCGGGGCGCGAGGGCACCGCGGTGCAGATGGGCGCGAGCCTCGCGGATGCGATCGCGCACCGGCTGCGGGTGACGGTGGAGACGCGGCGCGAGCTGTTGGCGGCGGGCATCGCGGGCGGCTTCGGCTCGGTGTTCGGCACGCCCATCGCGGGGACGGTGTTCGGGCTGGAGGTGGTGTGCGTGGGGCGGCTTGGCTACGAGGCGCTCCTGCCCGCGCTGGTCGCGGCGGTGGTGGGTGACCTGGTGACGCGCGGGCTGGGCATCCACCACACGGCCTATCCCATCCCCGCGGCGCTGCCGCTGACGTGGCCGCTGGTGGGCAAGTGGCTGGTGTTCGCGGTGGCGGTGGCGGGCGTGGCGGTGCTGTTCGTGGAGGGCACGCACCGGATGAAGAAGCTGCTCGAGCGGCGCGTGCCGTGGCTTCCGGTGCGCATGGCGCTGGGCGGGTTGGGCGTGGTGGCCCTGTGGAAGCTGGTGGGCACGGAGGACTACCTGGGGCTGGGCGTGCCCGGCATCCTGCGCGCGTTCCAGGACCCGACGCTGCCGGGGACAGCGTTCGCGTGGAAGCTGGTGTTCACGGTGGTGACGCTGGGCGCGGGGTTCCTGGGCGGCGAGGTGACGCCGCTGTTCTTCATCGGCGCGGCGCTGGGGAACCTGCTGGCGCGGGTGCTGAACCTGCCGGTTGAGATGGGCGCGGCGGTGGGGATGGCGGCGCTGTTCGCCGCGGCGGCCAACACGCCGCTCGCGCTGTCCATCATGGCGGTGGAGCTCTTGGGCGGCACGGTGCTGCCCCACGTGGCCATCGTCGCGGTGGTGGCGTACCTGCTCACGGGCCACCGGGGCATCTATCCCGCGCAGCGCATCGCGAGGTTGAAGCACGGCGGCCCGCTGCTGGAGCGACTCACGCCGCTGCGCGAGCTGTCCACCCAGCCCGCGAAGACCCCCGAGCCCACGAAGCCCGCCGCCGCTCCGGGGCCCTGA
- a CDS encoding helix-turn-helix transcriptional regulator has translation MKRTRLEGTPCPVARALDAVGDGWSLLIVRDAFDGLRRFGEFQKSLGLAKNILATRLRSLVAEGVLELAPASDGSAYQEYVLTPKGRGLFHVVVGLRQWGEDHCFAPGEDRSVLVDLPAERPVRRLQLHAQDGRLLGPDDAVVKKAPVRKARAKR, from the coding sequence ATGAAGCGGACCCGGTTGGAAGGAACGCCCTGTCCCGTGGCTCGGGCGCTGGATGCCGTGGGCGACGGCTGGTCCCTGCTCATCGTGCGGGATGCGTTCGATGGGCTTCGTCGCTTCGGCGAGTTCCAGAAGAGCCTCGGCCTGGCGAAGAACATCCTGGCGACTCGGCTGCGCTCACTCGTGGCGGAGGGGGTGTTGGAGCTCGCGCCCGCGTCGGATGGGAGCGCGTATCAAGAGTACGTGTTGACGCCGAAGGGCCGTGGGCTCTTCCACGTCGTGGTGGGGCTGCGGCAATGGGGTGAGGACCACTGCTTCGCGCCGGGAGAGGACCGCTCCGTGCTGGTGGACCTGCCCGCCGAGCGGCCCGTGCGCCGGCTGCAATTGCATGCGCAGGATGGGCGGCTGCTGGGCCCGGACGACGCGGTCGTGAAGAAGGCCCCGGTGCGCAAGGCCCGCGCGAAGCGATAG
- a CDS encoding MFS transporter, producing MRLEQHGALGEQSSGVAETRAGVGAAPPLARSVVLLFAVACGLAVANVYYAQPLLQAMALELGIPSASIGVVVMVTQAGYGLGLLLLVPLGDVVERRRLIVGQLLVSVGALLLVGFAPSRGWLLVGMAVVGLLAVVTQVLVAFAATLASPEQRGTVVGTVTSGVVLGILVARTVSGGVSDLAGWRAVYLFSALLTLGMAAALFRVLPRHAPPKETPSYSRLLRSVFDLFAQERLLRVRGVLALLIFAAFSTFWTSLVLPLSAPPLSLSPTQVGLFGLVGAAGALGAVRAGQLADRGWGQTTTGSALVLLLVSWLPIGLLGHSLQALVVGVILLDLAIQAVHVTNQSMLYSVRPEARSRLVAGYMVFYSVGSGAGALASTLVYARWGWTGVCVLGASFSAAALVFWALTIIESASNRH from the coding sequence ATGCGGCTGGAGCAGCACGGTGCGTTGGGCGAGCAGTCGAGCGGTGTCGCGGAGACGCGCGCGGGCGTGGGGGCCGCGCCTCCGCTGGCTCGCTCGGTCGTGTTGCTGTTCGCGGTGGCGTGTGGGCTGGCGGTGGCGAACGTCTATTACGCCCAGCCGTTGCTCCAGGCGATGGCGCTCGAGTTGGGCATCCCCTCGGCGTCCATCGGGGTCGTCGTCATGGTGACGCAGGCGGGTTATGGGCTCGGGTTGTTGTTGCTGGTGCCGCTGGGGGACGTGGTGGAGCGCAGGCGGCTCATCGTCGGACAGCTCCTGGTGTCGGTGGGGGCGCTGCTCCTGGTGGGGTTCGCGCCCTCCCGTGGATGGCTGCTGGTGGGCATGGCCGTGGTGGGGCTCCTCGCGGTGGTGACGCAGGTGCTCGTGGCCTTCGCGGCGACCCTGGCGTCGCCTGAGCAGCGCGGAACCGTGGTGGGCACGGTGACGAGTGGCGTGGTGCTCGGCATCCTCGTGGCGCGCACGGTGTCGGGCGGGGTCTCGGACCTCGCGGGCTGGCGCGCGGTGTATCTGTTCTCCGCGCTCCTCACCCTGGGGATGGCGGCGGCGCTGTTCCGAGTGCTGCCCCGACACGCCCCGCCCAAGGAGACGCCGTCGTATTCGCGGCTGCTGCGCTCGGTGTTCGACTTGTTCGCCCAGGAGCGCCTGCTTCGAGTTCGAGGCGTGCTCGCGCTGCTGATCTTCGCGGCGTTCAGCACCTTCTGGACATCCCTCGTGCTTCCGCTCAGCGCGCCACCCCTATCCCTGTCACCGACTCAAGTGGGCCTGTTCGGATTGGTGGGAGCCGCGGGAGCGCTGGGGGCCGTGAGAGCGGGGCAGCTCGCGGACCGAGGATGGGGACAGACGACCACGGGGAGTGCCTTGGTGCTCTTGTTGGTGTCGTGGCTGCCCATCGGGCTCCTGGGCCACTCCCTGCAAGCACTGGTGGTGGGAGTCATTCTCTTGGACCTCGCCATCCAAGCCGTGCACGTGACCAACCAGAGCATGCTCTACAGCGTGCGCCCCGAGGCGCGCAGCAGGCTCGTCGCGGGCTACATGGTCTTCTATTCCGTGGGGAGCGGAGCAGGCGCCCTCGCCTCGACACTCGTGTATGCGCGCTGGGGATGGACAGGGGTCTGCGTGCTCGGCGCGAGCTTCAGCGCAGCCGCCCTGGTGTTCTGGGCGCTCACCATCATCGAATCGGCATCGAATAGGCATTAA
- a CDS encoding mucoidy inhibitor MuiA family protein, with product MLSFGIGLIAASVLGTATDAPITAVTVYGDRARVVRTATVNLSGTQHVDFPLLTAPLDLDSVHVEARGADVSRVEVRRVNMGAFSEEAARKLLASMERVERLQVRNRDETDAYRAQLAAIRGIQPTPLGAKESPGASASTARGDPTAWSTATTFLGDTTAKLNARLRELERQAATLTEEAKGLQRQAAEFALAPSHSAVKVAATLAGTGSAELRLAYVTRDARWTPAYELRLDPDGQRVRVALQAQVSQETSEDWESAALTLSTANPATTQPLPRLATWSIGSTERFIPTPVSTGAPLPPQPTTPVRESTLSEEAVLRQELLTRAGTSAAPGAKPTPLAVAQTPRPPPANPPVGEGSFVGTITSAESRKPLRDVVVSATSSSLESERDTVTDTQGRYSLAHLPPGTYTLRFESESLRPYARADIALRAGSSLMVNVEMLPDSFTQIVVTAVSATEAPTPGPQLRMAAPVGTWQPPLNPHSPAALAGGYDLTFSARARETIRSGQGSRAIPLFDDTWPVDVRRVAFPALSSETYLVADLKGPATGILPSGAATLAVGDDPAGTAQLDLVMPGQPFTLPLGMDRAVRTARNVRVAQSEKGFLGKDEVATYEVFIEVPNPYHSPLRVRVVDQLPLNTDGNVQVELLRSEPVARQESSTGVLQWEMVVPASSKSTVSFQYSLSRPKGWRLQQLP from the coding sequence ATGCTCTCGTTCGGAATCGGACTGATTGCCGCAAGTGTTCTCGGCACTGCCACCGACGCGCCCATCACCGCGGTCACGGTCTACGGAGACCGTGCTCGCGTGGTGCGAACCGCGACGGTGAATCTCTCGGGGACACAGCATGTGGACTTCCCGCTGCTGACCGCGCCCCTCGACCTGGACTCCGTGCATGTCGAGGCGCGCGGGGCGGACGTGTCCCGCGTAGAGGTGCGCCGCGTGAACATGGGCGCGTTCTCCGAGGAGGCCGCGCGCAAGCTGCTGGCTTCGATGGAGCGCGTGGAGCGATTACAGGTGCGCAACCGGGATGAGACCGACGCCTACCGTGCTCAGCTCGCCGCCATCCGCGGCATCCAACCCACACCCTTGGGCGCCAAGGAGTCGCCGGGGGCCTCCGCATCCACCGCGAGAGGAGACCCGACAGCGTGGAGCACCGCCACGACATTCCTGGGTGACACCACCGCGAAGCTGAATGCCCGGCTGCGCGAACTCGAGCGCCAGGCGGCGACACTGACCGAGGAGGCGAAAGGTCTCCAGCGGCAAGCGGCGGAGTTCGCCCTCGCCCCGAGCCATTCCGCCGTGAAGGTGGCCGCCACGCTCGCGGGCACAGGCTCCGCGGAGCTGCGGCTCGCCTACGTCACCCGGGATGCGCGGTGGACCCCCGCCTACGAGTTGCGGCTGGACCCCGATGGTCAGCGCGTCCGCGTCGCGCTCCAAGCACAGGTCAGTCAGGAGACGAGCGAGGACTGGGAGTCGGCGGCGCTCACGTTGAGCACGGCCAATCCCGCCACCACCCAGCCTTTGCCCAGACTCGCGACCTGGTCGATTGGCTCGACCGAGCGCTTCATCCCCACGCCCGTCTCGACCGGGGCGCCACTTCCGCCCCAGCCCACGACACCTGTTCGTGAGAGCACCCTCAGCGAAGAGGCGGTGCTGAGGCAGGAACTCCTGACCCGCGCGGGGACTTCCGCGGCACCCGGTGCGAAGCCCACCCCTCTCGCTGTCGCCCAAACACCCCGGCCCCCACCCGCCAATCCCCCCGTTGGGGAAGGGAGCTTCGTGGGCACCATCACCAGCGCGGAGTCTCGAAAGCCATTGCGAGACGTAGTCGTCAGCGCAACCTCTTCATCGCTGGAGTCGGAACGAGACACCGTCACAGACACCCAAGGGAGATACTCCCTGGCCCATCTCCCTCCCGGGACCTACACCCTGCGGTTTGAGAGCGAATCCCTCCGTCCCTATGCCAGGGCAGACATCGCGCTCCGCGCGGGCTCATCTCTCATGGTCAACGTGGAGATGCTCCCTGATTCCTTTACTCAGATAGTCGTCACCGCGGTCAGCGCGACCGAGGCGCCAACACCGGGTCCACAGCTTCGCATGGCAGCCCCAGTCGGCACCTGGCAGCCCCCGCTGAATCCCCACTCCCCCGCCGCGCTCGCGGGCGGATATGACCTGACCTTCTCCGCTCGGGCCCGCGAGACGATTCGCAGCGGACAGGGCTCCCGCGCCATCCCGCTGTTCGACGACACGTGGCCCGTGGACGTGCGGCGCGTGGCCTTCCCCGCGCTCTCGTCCGAGACCTACCTGGTCGCGGACCTGAAGGGCCCGGCCACGGGGATCCTTCCGAGCGGAGCAGCCACGCTCGCGGTGGGAGACGACCCCGCGGGAACCGCGCAGCTCGACCTCGTCATGCCAGGACAACCGTTCACGCTGCCCCTGGGCATGGACCGCGCGGTTCGCACTGCCCGAAACGTGCGCGTGGCGCAGTCCGAGAAGGGCTTCCTCGGCAAGGACGAGGTCGCGACCTACGAGGTCTTCATCGAGGTCCCCAATCCCTATCACTCGCCCCTGCGCGTTCGCGTGGTGGACCAGTTGCCGCTCAACACCGATGGCAACGTGCAGGTGGAGTTGCTGCGCAGTGAGCCCGTGGCTCGGCAGGAGTCCAGCACGGGCGTACTGCAATGGGAGATGGTGGTCCCCGCGTCCAGCAAGTCCACGGTCTCCTTCCAATACTCCCTGAGCCGGCCCAAGGGCTGGCGCCTGCAGCAGCTTCCGTGA
- a CDS encoding mucoidy inhibitor MuiA family protein produces MHVLPLTLWALVAPAQVSSVVVYPDRAQVTRVKNVECASDTTVHFEDLPLSAEPDSLRARTTAGTAEGLTYSEAPNPEALHTELTKAQARRDALAAQVATWEDASARAKDLDRLAQGFSRVAVTRAVQELDSFKADTRGWGALFDQVLATRMKAIEEGRKAEEQLQDVQRQLTEVATEVTRLEKERSRPVRSAEVRLSCPRGTKAQVELSYLVRDASWTPAYEARAHEAAGVVELTTLANVQQSTGEDWAKVNLVLSTARPRTQATPPTLMPLKVSATQRPQEKVYLVRGDEFRAAASVGQDVTQLGASGLDAAAQGLSVQLTVPESAQVPGNGDAVRLSVSKARLKSTFSLRAVPKLQPVFFRVAQLTNTAPLPFLPGRVDLYRDSGFIGRQALEHVPQGTSFLLTFGVDESVRISRRVVEEMKRDEGFLSSRRSFRYGYRFELTNLGTQSEQVELSDHLPVSELSDVKVEVDEKTTPGYRLGQDDGIATWTVKLGPGEKRDMHFAFRVTTPSSYDTSGM; encoded by the coding sequence ATGCATGTCCTGCCCCTGACGCTCTGGGCGCTCGTCGCCCCTGCTCAAGTGTCCTCGGTCGTCGTCTATCCCGATCGCGCGCAGGTAACGCGCGTGAAGAACGTGGAGTGCGCCAGCGACACCACGGTTCACTTCGAGGACCTCCCGCTGTCCGCCGAGCCCGACAGCCTGCGCGCCCGCACCACGGCCGGCACGGCGGAAGGACTCACGTATTCCGAAGCACCCAACCCCGAGGCCCTGCACACGGAGTTGACGAAGGCCCAGGCCCGCCGCGACGCGCTCGCGGCGCAGGTGGCCACCTGGGAGGACGCCTCGGCCCGAGCCAAGGACCTGGACAGGCTGGCCCAGGGGTTCTCCCGCGTGGCGGTGACGCGGGCCGTGCAAGAGCTGGACAGCTTCAAGGCGGACACTCGCGGATGGGGCGCCCTGTTCGACCAGGTACTCGCCACGCGAATGAAAGCCATCGAAGAGGGCCGCAAGGCCGAGGAGCAGTTGCAGGACGTGCAGCGACAGCTCACCGAGGTGGCTACGGAAGTCACGCGACTGGAGAAGGAGCGTTCACGTCCCGTCCGCTCCGCCGAAGTCCGTCTGAGCTGCCCACGCGGCACCAAGGCCCAGGTGGAGCTGAGCTATCTGGTGCGCGATGCGAGCTGGACTCCCGCCTATGAGGCTCGCGCCCACGAGGCGGCGGGCGTGGTGGAGCTGACCACGCTCGCCAACGTCCAGCAGTCCACGGGAGAGGATTGGGCGAAGGTGAACCTGGTGCTCTCCACCGCGAGGCCGCGCACCCAGGCCACGCCCCCCACGTTGATGCCGCTCAAGGTAAGCGCGACCCAGCGCCCCCAGGAGAAGGTGTACCTCGTGCGCGGAGACGAGTTCCGCGCGGCAGCGTCCGTGGGGCAGGACGTGACGCAGCTTGGGGCCAGCGGGCTCGACGCGGCGGCCCAGGGGCTCTCCGTGCAGCTCACCGTCCCCGAGTCCGCGCAGGTGCCGGGCAACGGAGACGCCGTGCGCCTGAGCGTGTCGAAGGCACGACTCAAGTCCACATTCTCGCTCCGAGCCGTCCCCAAGCTTCAGCCCGTGTTCTTCCGAGTGGCCCAGCTCACCAACACCGCGCCGCTCCCGTTCCTGCCCGGGCGGGTGGATCTCTACCGAGACTCGGGCTTCATCGGCAGACAGGCGTTGGAGCACGTGCCGCAGGGCACGTCCTTCCTGCTGACGTTTGGCGTGGACGAGTCGGTCCGCATCAGCCGGCGCGTGGTCGAGGAGATGAAGCGTGACGAAGGCTTCCTGTCGAGCCGGCGGAGCTTCCGCTACGGCTACCGCTTCGAGCTGACCAACCTGGGCACGCAGTCCGAGCAAGTGGAGCTGTCCGACCACCTTCCGGTCTCCGAACTCTCGGACGTGAAGGTAGAGGTGGATGAGAAGACGACGCCTGGATATCGGCTCGGCCAGGACGATGGCATCGCGACCTGGACCGTGAAGCTCGGGCCCGGGGAGAAGCGCGACATGCACTTCGCCTTCCGAGTGACCACGCCGTCCAGCTACGACACGAGCGGGATGTGA